Proteins from a genomic interval of Halopseudomonas litoralis:
- a CDS encoding glycosyltransferase family 4 protein, producing the protein MKIAILNTLYHPYKIGGAEVSVQLLAESLVDGGHSVSVITLHEATESIDQLNGVTLYRLPLRNLYWPFAGNPSRPLRLLWHLLDIYNPLARADVSRLLKQIQPDVLHTNNLAGFSVAAWDAAHAQGVPVIHTSRDYYLIHPNCMLYAANQHQSPDSLSGRLFSVIKKWRSHSVGKYVAVSDHVRTLHQRQGYFRQVSAEVIYNPVTQPALAERQTSPAGTITLGYIGRLEPAKGIETALQVCRRLGPAYRLFIAGSGDSRYMTKLQLTHAGLDVAWLGHIPPEEFYPAIDILLVPSQWAEPLGRVVLEANAHGVPVVGSRSGGIPEIISQGETGYACEATDIDAFVAAVEQLVSQDQQQTRMHCQAWARQFTKENIAARYLRNYQNLSHSHTDKPAQAVGPSEVQNP; encoded by the coding sequence ATGAAGATCGCCATCCTCAATACCCTGTACCACCCGTACAAGATCGGCGGCGCCGAAGTGTCGGTCCAGTTGCTGGCAGAGTCACTGGTCGATGGCGGGCATAGCGTCAGCGTGATTACCCTGCACGAGGCAACCGAGAGCATCGATCAGCTGAATGGCGTAACCCTGTATCGATTGCCCTTGAGAAATCTCTATTGGCCCTTTGCCGGCAACCCCAGCCGACCGCTGCGTCTGCTGTGGCACCTGCTGGATATCTATAACCCGCTGGCACGTGCCGATGTCTCCCGGCTGCTGAAACAGATTCAGCCCGATGTACTGCACACCAACAATCTGGCCGGGTTCTCCGTCGCCGCCTGGGACGCCGCGCACGCGCAGGGCGTCCCGGTCATACATACCTCACGGGATTATTACCTGATCCACCCCAACTGCATGCTGTATGCCGCCAACCAACACCAGAGCCCGGACTCGCTGTCCGGCCGGCTGTTCTCCGTGATCAAGAAATGGCGGTCCCACAGCGTGGGAAAGTATGTGGCGGTCAGCGATCATGTACGGACGTTGCACCAGAGACAGGGGTATTTCCGCCAGGTATCCGCCGAGGTGATCTATAACCCGGTAACTCAACCGGCGCTGGCGGAGCGTCAGACATCGCCGGCCGGTACCATCACCCTCGGCTACATCGGCAGACTTGAACCGGCCAAAGGCATCGAGACGGCATTGCAGGTCTGTCGGCGGCTCGGCCCGGCATACCGCCTGTTCATCGCGGGCAGTGGTGACAGTCGCTATATGACAAAGCTGCAACTGACCCACGCGGGCCTGGATGTAGCCTGGCTGGGGCATATCCCACCAGAGGAGTTCTATCCGGCGATCGACATCCTGCTGGTGCCGTCGCAATGGGCAGAACCGCTCGGCCGGGTAGTACTTGAGGCCAATGCCCATGGCGTCCCCGTGGTCGGCTCACGTTCCGGCGGCATCCCCGAAATCATCAGCCAGGGCGAAACCGGTTACGCCTGCGAAGCCACCGACATCGACGCCTTCGTTGCAGCGGTGGAACAGCTGGTCAGCCAGGACCAACAACAGACCCGCATGCATTGTCAGGCCTGGGCCAGACAGTTCACCAAGGAAAACATCGCTGCCCGCTACCTGCGCAATTATCAGAACCTGAGCCACAGCCACACCGACAAGCCGGCCCAGGCCGTGGGGCCATCTGAAGTCCAGAACCCATGA
- a CDS encoding UDP-glucose dehydrogenase family protein, producing MKVTVFGTGYVGLVQGAVLAEVGHHVVCVDVDPDKIERLKQGEIPIYEPGLESLVRDNHAAGRLKFTTDAAAGALHGNVQFIAVGTPPDEDGSADLQYVLAVATSIAEHMDGHRIIINKSTVPVGTARQVRETVDGILAGRDNPALSFDVVSNPEFLKEGSAVADCMRPDRIIIGTDSSDTEEVMRELYAPFNRNHEKIIIMGVQSAELTKYAANCMLATKISFMNEMANLAELLGADIEMVRQGIGSDPRIGYHFIYPGAGYGGSCFPKDVQALIRTAEIIDFDARILKAVESRNKEQKTMLFRKISRHFQGNLCGKTFAIWGLAFKPNTNDMREAPSRVLMEALWQAGARVRAYDPEAMEETQRLYLHCDDLQLCGTKESALKGADALIVVTDWQAFKAPDFELIREYLNEPVIFDGRNLYDPKRMQKKGFNYYATGR from the coding sequence ATGAAAGTAACCGTATTCGGCACCGGCTATGTGGGCCTGGTGCAAGGCGCCGTGCTGGCGGAAGTCGGCCATCACGTGGTGTGTGTGGATGTCGACCCCGACAAGATAGAACGTCTCAAACAAGGCGAGATCCCGATCTACGAGCCCGGCCTGGAAAGTCTGGTCAGGGATAACCATGCCGCTGGCCGACTGAAATTCACCACCGACGCAGCCGCCGGGGCACTGCATGGCAACGTGCAGTTCATCGCGGTCGGCACCCCGCCGGATGAAGACGGCTCCGCCGACCTGCAGTACGTGCTCGCCGTGGCGACCAGCATCGCCGAGCATATGGATGGGCACCGCATCATCATCAACAAATCCACCGTACCCGTGGGCACTGCCCGCCAGGTGCGCGAGACGGTCGATGGCATACTCGCCGGTCGGGACAACCCGGCATTGTCCTTCGATGTGGTGTCCAACCCCGAATTTCTCAAGGAAGGTTCAGCGGTCGCCGATTGCATGCGGCCCGATCGCATCATCATCGGTACCGACAGCAGCGACACCGAAGAAGTGATGCGCGAGCTGTATGCGCCTTTCAATCGCAATCATGAGAAAATCATCATCATGGGTGTGCAGAGCGCGGAGCTGACCAAGTATGCCGCCAACTGCATGCTGGCGACCAAGATCAGCTTCATGAACGAGATGGCCAATCTTGCCGAGCTGCTCGGTGCCGATATTGAAATGGTGCGCCAGGGCATAGGTTCGGACCCGCGCATCGGCTATCACTTCATCTATCCCGGTGCCGGCTATGGCGGCTCCTGCTTCCCCAAAGATGTTCAAGCGCTGATTCGCACGGCGGAGATCATCGATTTCGACGCGCGCATCCTCAAAGCCGTCGAGTCCCGCAACAAGGAACAGAAAACCATGCTGTTTCGAAAGATCTCCCGCCACTTTCAGGGCAACCTCTGCGGCAAGACCTTCGCCATCTGGGGGCTGGCTTTCAAACCCAATACCAATGACATGCGCGAAGCACCCAGCCGCGTACTGATGGAGGCGCTCTGGCAAGCCGGCGCCCGGGTCCGGGCCTATGACCCCGAAGCCATGGAAGAAACCCAGCGCCTGTATCTGCATTGCGATGATCTGCAGCTGTGCGGCACCAAGGAGTCGGCTCTCAAGGGAGCCGATGCGCTCATTGTCGTGACCGACTGGCAGGCCTTCAAGGCGCCGGATTTCGAGCTGATTCGTGAATACCTGAATGAACCCGTGATTTTTGACGGTCGCAATCTGTACGACCCCAAACGCATGCAGAAGAAAGGCTTCAACTACTACGCCACCGGACGCTGA
- a CDS encoding O-antigen ligase family protein, with translation MKLTYIRLNSAFLLLVFLFVVLGNLPRFVPIAGTFGNLNASELVIYLCAAPILIKNFKRVITSRAVLFLLSINSFSLGVGIYHYGLVTESMFYNIRLSAMILSGFAAGVALHWIFRDDITRMTKAFVITYGAATLFSFILLIIYPDSTVLWLKLEQMGINFTGDPHQFRLVSTYLDPNFFGTIIVLPLLMATLVIQRSGYLAVFLMMVVALLFSFSRSGISLALLAFGCVFGLKMLSTVTQYQSKRIGIAPSHVYFLLLSPFLVLALVYVFESQVDRVVERFVTTRDDSSALSRLKAFDTGMDLIAQHPLLGHGYNFAIGHLKGGTKVDSSLQMVIMSYGLIGTLVILLAASLWAWVISSKLRQLSSPQPSQLFRKLVIYIVLTLLWAGHFNQIVFYPFWLLPVLALFFYFDQLCVSLKSPQFFRSRYGTFAHSL, from the coding sequence ATGAAACTCACTTATATTCGGCTGAACAGCGCATTTCTGTTGCTGGTGTTCCTGTTTGTCGTGCTCGGCAATCTGCCACGTTTCGTTCCGATAGCCGGAACATTCGGCAACCTGAACGCCAGCGAACTGGTGATCTATCTGTGCGCAGCACCCATTCTGATCAAGAATTTCAAACGGGTGATCACCTCACGGGCCGTGCTGTTCCTGCTGAGCATCAACTCCTTCTCCTTGGGTGTCGGCATCTATCACTACGGACTGGTGACCGAATCGATGTTCTACAACATTCGCCTCAGCGCCATGATTCTCTCGGGCTTCGCCGCCGGCGTCGCACTGCACTGGATATTTCGCGACGATATCACCCGAATGACCAAGGCCTTCGTCATTACCTATGGCGCAGCGACTCTGTTCAGCTTCATCCTGCTGATCATCTACCCCGACTCGACGGTCCTGTGGCTCAAGCTGGAACAGATGGGCATCAACTTCACCGGCGACCCGCACCAGTTTCGCCTGGTCTCCACCTATCTGGACCCGAACTTCTTCGGCACCATCATAGTGCTGCCACTGCTGATGGCGACACTGGTTATACAGCGCAGCGGTTATCTTGCCGTCTTTCTGATGATGGTCGTCGCCCTGCTGTTCAGTTTTTCCCGTTCGGGAATCTCCCTCGCACTGCTGGCCTTCGGCTGCGTGTTCGGCCTGAAGATGCTCAGCACTGTCACCCAGTACCAGAGCAAGCGCATTGGCATAGCACCGTCGCATGTGTATTTCCTGCTGCTGTCACCCTTTCTCGTCCTGGCGCTGGTGTATGTATTCGAAAGCCAGGTCGACCGGGTGGTCGAACGCTTTGTCACCACCCGCGATGACAGTTCCGCGCTGTCACGCCTCAAGGCATTCGACACCGGCATGGACCTTATTGCCCAGCATCCGCTGCTCGGGCACGGCTACAATTTTGCCATCGGACACCTCAAAGGCGGCACCAAGGTCGACTCCAGTCTGCAGATGGTGATCATGAGCTACGGCTTGATCGGCACGTTGGTGATCTTGCTCGCGGCGAGCCTCTGGGCCTGGGTCATCAGCAGCAAACTCCGGCAGCTATCTTCACCGCAACCGTCGCAGCTGTTCAGGAAACTGGTGATCTACATCGTGCTGACCCTGCTCTGGGCCGGGCATTTCAATCAGATCGTCTTCTACCCCTTCTGGCTACTGCCGGTGCTGGCGCTGTTTTTCTACTTTGACCAGCTCTGTGTGAGTCTGAAATCCCCTCAATTTTTCCGGAGCCGGTATGGAACATTCGCACATAGCCTTTGA
- a CDS encoding glycosyltransferase family 4 protein, with the protein MKVAVVVDWLTVYSGAERVVEQILQLYPEADLFSLIDFLQDDQRAFLNGKQATTSFIQRMPFARTRYRSYLPFMPLAIEQFDLSRYDLVISSSHAVAKGVLTGPDQLHICYIHSPVRYAWDLQHQYLMQSGLSKGLKNWIARWSLHYIRNFDARSSLGVNIFIANSEFIARRVQKCYRRPAEVVYPPVNINDFSLQRDKQNFYVAASRMVPYKRMELIAEAFRHMPDRHLVIIGDGPDLDKVRASAAGASNISVTGFLPFVQMKRYMQDAKAFVFAAEEDFGITPVEAMACGTPVIAYGKGGALETVIDGKTGFFFPEQTSESLIQAIERFENVGHSISPDSCREQAEHFSVELFRERFSRTVDAAIHEFQLISSSTLAGV; encoded by the coding sequence ATGAAAGTTGCCGTCGTCGTCGACTGGCTCACCGTCTATTCCGGCGCAGAACGCGTGGTCGAGCAGATATTGCAGCTCTATCCGGAGGCAGACCTGTTTTCCCTGATCGATTTTCTGCAGGACGATCAGCGTGCCTTTCTCAATGGCAAACAGGCCACCACCTCGTTCATCCAGCGCATGCCCTTTGCCCGAACCCGATATCGCAGCTACCTGCCGTTCATGCCTCTGGCCATCGAGCAGTTCGATCTGAGCCGATACGACCTGGTCATTTCCAGCTCCCACGCTGTGGCCAAGGGCGTACTGACCGGACCGGATCAGCTGCATATCTGTTACATCCACTCGCCGGTGCGCTACGCCTGGGACCTGCAGCATCAGTACCTGATGCAATCGGGGCTCAGCAAAGGCCTGAAGAACTGGATTGCCCGCTGGTCACTGCATTATATCCGCAACTTCGACGCACGCTCCTCGCTGGGCGTGAACATCTTCATCGCCAATTCCGAATTCATCGCCCGACGCGTACAGAAGTGCTATCGCCGCCCCGCCGAGGTGGTGTATCCGCCAGTCAATATCAATGACTTCAGCCTGCAACGAGACAAGCAGAATTTCTACGTCGCCGCCTCGCGCATGGTGCCGTACAAGCGCATGGAGCTGATCGCCGAAGCCTTCCGGCATATGCCTGACCGGCATCTGGTGATCATCGGAGACGGCCCGGACCTCGACAAGGTACGCGCCAGTGCTGCTGGCGCCAGCAACATCTCGGTCACCGGGTTTCTGCCTTTTGTCCAGATGAAGCGCTACATGCAGGACGCCAAGGCCTTCGTCTTCGCCGCCGAAGAGGATTTCGGCATTACCCCCGTCGAAGCCATGGCCTGCGGTACGCCCGTCATCGCCTACGGCAAAGGCGGCGCACTGGAAACCGTCATCGACGGCAAAACCGGCTTCTTTTTTCCTGAGCAAACCTCCGAATCACTCATCCAGGCCATCGAGCGATTCGAGAACGTCGGTCACAGTATCAGTCCGGACAGCTGCCGAGAACAGGCCGAACATTTCTCGGTCGAGCTGTTCCGCGAGCGGTTTTCTCGGACAGTCGACGCGGCCATACATGAATTTCAGCTGATTTCCTCTTCAACCCTCGCAGGAGTATGA
- a CDS encoding glycosyltransferase — translation MKIITYNHNKSTGVGGIQTLIRNLQDIAGSINTGAVEIYHDLYGSEYFQARPNVEYHKISRWKITPWKIGSAIKRLRTYHRLLKMQPGEEDWLIVFQPTSLFFIPRSVARSTRIILVQSNKLEFLYSSSVARLAMLLKGRHIDIHTVYTEMDKSKLRRLFPSFNDRIAVIPRGCKLATGKATASCSKRLVTIARLEERQKNFKAMVDIFHLLPAGYTLDIYGDGDPNEIGALIKLVADHPSIRFRGPVKEVDAVLRQHAVFIMTSHYEGFGQTLIEARSQGLPIVAFDTFDALPWIVQNGRNGFTVSPGDLAGFAERIQSLTTDADLYERFSQSALLLARETEASIINRQWQNLLLNCEQSMIGSPTAPEPHRHSAAS, via the coding sequence ATGAAAATCATCACCTACAACCACAACAAATCCACCGGCGTCGGTGGTATCCAGACGCTGATCCGCAACCTGCAGGATATCGCCGGCTCGATCAACACCGGTGCGGTGGAAATTTACCACGACCTCTACGGCTCGGAGTATTTCCAGGCCCGTCCGAACGTCGAGTATCACAAGATCTCGCGCTGGAAGATCACCCCCTGGAAGATAGGCTCGGCCATCAAACGTCTGCGCACCTATCATCGCCTGCTGAAAATGCAGCCTGGCGAGGAGGACTGGTTGATCGTCTTTCAGCCAACCAGCCTGTTCTTCATACCCCGCTCTGTGGCACGCTCGACACGCATCATTCTGGTGCAATCCAACAAACTGGAGTTCCTCTACAGCTCTTCGGTGGCCAGGCTGGCGATGCTGCTGAAAGGCCGCCATATCGATATCCACACGGTGTATACCGAGATGGACAAGAGCAAGCTGCGCCGTTTGTTCCCTTCGTTCAACGACCGAATCGCTGTCATCCCCCGGGGCTGCAAATTGGCCACCGGCAAGGCGACCGCCAGTTGCTCCAAGCGATTGGTAACCATCGCTCGGCTGGAGGAACGGCAGAAGAACTTCAAAGCCATGGTCGATATATTCCATCTTCTGCCCGCAGGTTACACGCTGGACATCTATGGCGATGGCGATCCGAATGAAATAGGCGCATTGATAAAACTGGTGGCCGATCACCCGTCCATCCGTTTTCGCGGCCCGGTCAAGGAGGTGGATGCGGTACTCCGACAGCATGCCGTGTTCATAATGACGTCACACTATGAAGGCTTCGGCCAGACGCTGATCGAAGCACGCAGCCAGGGCCTGCCCATCGTCGCCTTCGACACTTTCGACGCCCTGCCCTGGATAGTACAGAACGGCCGTAATGGCTTTACCGTCAGCCCCGGCGACCTGGCAGGCTTCGCCGAGCGGATCCAGAGCCTGACTACCGATGCAGACCTGTATGAGCGCTTCAGTCAGAGCGCACTGCTGCTCGCCCGGGAAACCGAAGCAAGCATCATCAATCGCCAATGGCAGAACCTGCTGCTCAACTGCGAACAATCGATGATCGGTTCACCCACAGCTCCCGAGCCCCACCGTCATTCGGCAGCCAGCTGA
- a CDS encoding mannose-1-phosphate guanylyltransferase/mannose-6-phosphate isomerase: MLQPVIMAGGSGSRLWPLSRQLNPKQFLTLTDSRMTMLQATINRLQGLSCAQPLLICNEQHRFLAAAQLDHLGMDDARIILEPCGRNTAPAIALAAIKLATAGQDPLLLILAADHRIADIDAFHASVEAAIPLAEAGKLVTFGIVPTAAETGYGYIQQGEQLSDKAFSVNRFVEKPDADTASDYVQSGQYFWNSGMFLFRASRYLEELATHRPDILACCQQAALGKAYDLLFTRVDAEAFAACPDESIDYAVMENTADAVVVSLDAGWSDIGSWSALWDISDKDAQGNAVQGDVLAHDSKNTLIRAEHRLVATLGVEDLVIVETKDAVLVAHKDRVQEIKTLVGELRTTGRREHISHREVYRPWGVYDSISHGHRYQVKHITVKPGAKLSLQMHHHRAEHWIVVCGTARVTNGDKTYLVTENQSSYIPIGQVHTLENPGVIDLQLIEVQSGSYLGEDDIVRFEDRYGRVEQAPISSKA; encoded by the coding sequence ATGTTGCAGCCCGTAATAATGGCCGGCGGATCAGGTTCCCGGCTCTGGCCGCTATCGCGCCAGCTCAATCCCAAACAGTTTCTAACTCTGACCGACAGCAGGATGACCATGCTGCAGGCGACCATCAATCGCCTTCAGGGGCTGTCCTGCGCGCAGCCGCTGTTGATCTGCAACGAGCAACACCGTTTTCTGGCTGCCGCCCAACTGGACCACCTGGGCATGGACGATGCGCGCATCATCCTCGAGCCCTGCGGCCGCAATACCGCACCGGCCATCGCCCTGGCGGCGATCAAGCTGGCCACTGCCGGGCAGGACCCGTTGCTGCTGATCCTTGCAGCGGACCACCGCATCGCCGATATCGACGCCTTTCACGCGAGCGTCGAGGCAGCGATTCCCCTGGCCGAAGCCGGCAAACTGGTCACCTTCGGCATTGTCCCCACTGCGGCTGAAACCGGTTACGGCTATATCCAGCAAGGCGAGCAATTGAGCGACAAGGCTTTCAGCGTCAATCGCTTCGTGGAAAAACCCGACGCCGACACCGCCAGCGACTATGTGCAGTCCGGGCAATACTTCTGGAACAGCGGCATGTTCCTGTTCCGCGCCTCGCGTTATCTGGAAGAGCTGGCAACCCATCGTCCCGACATTCTTGCCTGCTGTCAGCAAGCTGCATTGGGCAAGGCCTACGATCTACTGTTCACCCGAGTGGATGCCGAAGCCTTCGCCGCCTGCCCCGATGAGTCCATCGACTACGCGGTGATGGAGAACACCGCGGACGCGGTGGTGGTCAGTCTCGATGCAGGCTGGAGCGATATCGGCTCCTGGTCGGCTTTGTGGGATATCAGCGACAAGGACGCCCAGGGCAACGCCGTGCAGGGCGATGTACTGGCCCATGATTCTAAAAATACGCTTATCAGGGCCGAACATCGTCTGGTGGCAACGCTCGGGGTGGAAGATCTGGTCATCGTCGAAACCAAGGACGCCGTACTGGTCGCCCACAAGGACCGAGTGCAGGAGATCAAGACGCTGGTCGGAGAGCTCAGGACCACCGGGCGCCGGGAGCACATCAGCCATCGGGAAGTCTATCGGCCGTGGGGCGTGTATGACTCCATCAGCCACGGCCATCGCTATCAGGTCAAACACATCACCGTGAAACCCGGCGCCAAACTGTCCCTGCAGATGCACCATCACCGCGCAGAACACTGGATCGTGGTCTGCGGGACCGCCAGGGTAACCAATGGCGACAAGACCTATCTGGTGACCGAAAACCAGTCATCCTATATCCCGATCGGCCAGGTACATACCCTGGAAAACCCCGGTGTGATCGACCTGCAATTGATCGAGGTGCAATCCGGCTCCTATCTGGGGGAAGACGACATCGTGCGCTTCGAGGACCGGTATGGCCGGGTCGAGCAAGCGCCGATCAGCAGCAAAGCGTGA
- a CDS encoding polysaccharide biosynthesis tyrosine autokinase has protein sequence MQNTTSPYRNQSNTDEIDLAVLFGALIDGKWIIAGLTLVFALIGMTYALLATPIYQANALIQIEEKSGGLAGMSELSDVFGGPSKSVTEIELIKSRAVIGQAVRNLKLDTVASPDYFPFIGEWAARRFRPHFSGELALPWFGLSEYAWGGEELDIFQLDVPPDYLDSALTLVAGEHDYFSLYDRHDEQLLTGQTGQQIDQNGFKVQIATLQARPGTRFTVTRNRLLNTIMHYQNELNASERARDSGIISLSLQHADHHHSIRVLDEVSRLYVRQNVERNSAEAAQSLEFLREQLPLIRSELERYEQVLNDFQMSSKSVDISIETQSVLNQIIELDTLISEQDLKRTELQRRFTGEHPSYQILLEQTQQLQRQRNELSKKVDELPETQQELLRLSRDVAVTTEVYTAMLNRSKELDVLRAGTVGNVRIIDAADASVTRPVKPKKALITVLATLFGGFLGVALVLLRQIHNSGVENPEIIEQLGLPVYAAIPFSKDQEHLEKNLRSNSRAARHDTLLLAMQNPADLAVESLRRLRTSLHFAHAEAKNNVLMISGPSPSVGKSFVAANLAATMAQAGRKVLLIDADMRKGYLNKVFRLPAKDGLSDRLTARIDTETAIQHTEIDRLHMIARGRIPPNPSELLMHENFRRFLEEINDQYDLIIIDTPPILAVTDASIVGRQAGISLLVTRFGQNTAREIEAAKRCFEQDDIQLKGAIFNAVVKKSSAYGYSQYGHYFYEYKSERA, from the coding sequence ATGCAAAACACTACCTCTCCCTACCGGAATCAGAGCAATACCGACGAGATCGACCTGGCGGTCCTTTTCGGCGCACTTATTGACGGCAAATGGATCATCGCCGGCCTGACGCTGGTCTTCGCCCTGATCGGCATGACCTACGCCCTATTGGCCACCCCGATATACCAAGCCAACGCACTGATCCAGATCGAGGAAAAAAGCGGTGGCCTGGCGGGAATGTCCGAGCTGTCGGATGTATTCGGCGGCCCCTCCAAGTCCGTTACCGAGATCGAACTGATCAAATCCAGAGCCGTGATCGGCCAGGCCGTCAGGAATCTCAAGCTGGATACAGTAGCGTCGCCCGACTACTTCCCCTTCATTGGAGAATGGGCAGCGCGACGCTTCCGGCCGCACTTTTCCGGCGAGCTGGCCCTGCCCTGGTTCGGCCTGTCCGAATATGCCTGGGGCGGCGAGGAGTTGGACATTTTTCAACTGGATGTTCCTCCGGACTACCTGGACAGCGCTCTCACCCTGGTGGCTGGCGAACATGACTATTTCAGTCTCTACGATAGGCACGACGAGCAACTGCTGACCGGTCAGACCGGGCAGCAGATTGACCAGAACGGCTTCAAGGTGCAGATCGCCACGCTCCAGGCGCGCCCCGGCACCCGGTTCACCGTGACAAGAAATCGTCTGCTGAACACCATCATGCATTACCAGAACGAACTGAATGCCAGCGAGCGCGCTCGAGATTCCGGCATCATCAGTCTCAGCCTGCAACATGCCGATCATCACCATTCCATTCGCGTTCTGGATGAGGTCAGTCGGCTGTACGTGCGTCAGAATGTCGAGCGCAATTCTGCCGAAGCCGCGCAGAGCCTGGAATTTCTGCGTGAGCAGCTGCCGTTGATACGCTCCGAGCTGGAGCGTTACGAGCAGGTGCTCAATGACTTCCAGATGAGCAGTAAATCGGTGGATATCTCCATCGAGACCCAGTCGGTGCTGAATCAGATCATCGAACTGGACACATTGATCTCCGAACAGGACCTCAAGCGCACCGAGCTGCAGCGTCGCTTTACCGGTGAACACCCCTCCTACCAGATTCTGCTCGAGCAGACCCAGCAGCTGCAGCGCCAGCGCAACGAACTGAGCAAGAAGGTGGATGAGCTACCCGAGACCCAGCAGGAACTGCTGCGCCTGTCCCGGGATGTCGCCGTCACCACCGAGGTGTATACCGCGATGCTCAACCGCTCCAAGGAGCTGGACGTGCTGCGCGCCGGCACGGTGGGCAACGTGCGCATCATCGACGCCGCCGACGCCAGCGTAACCCGCCCGGTCAAACCGAAGAAAGCGCTGATCACTGTGCTGGCCACCCTGTTCGGCGGGTTTCTTGGCGTCGCCCTGGTGCTGCTGCGGCAGATCCACAACAGCGGCGTGGAGAACCCGGAAATCATCGAGCAACTCGGCCTGCCGGTGTATGCCGCCATCCCCTTCAGCAAGGACCAGGAGCACCTGGAGAAGAATCTGCGCAGCAACAGCCGGGCGGCCAGGCACGACACCCTGCTGCTGGCGATGCAGAATCCCGCCGACCTGGCCGTGGAGTCCCTGCGCCGGCTGCGCACCAGCCTGCATTTCGCCCACGCCGAGGCAAAAAACAACGTGCTGATGATTTCCGGCCCCAGCCCCTCCGTGGGTAAATCCTTCGTCGCCGCCAACCTCGCCGCCACCATGGCGCAGGCGGGGCGGAAGGTTCTGCTGATCGATGCCGATATGCGCAAAGGCTACCTCAACAAGGTGTTCCGCCTGCCGGCGAAGGATGGTTTGTCCGATCGGCTGACCGCCCGCATCGATACCGAGACGGCAATCCAGCATACCGAAATCGACAGACTGCACATGATCGCCCGCGGGCGTATTCCACCGAACCCGTCCGAGCTGTTGATGCACGAGAATTTCCGCCGCTTCCTTGAGGAGATCAACGACCAGTACGACCTCATCATCATCGATACCCCACCGATTCTGGCGGTCACCGACGCCTCCATCGTCGGTCGCCAAGCCGGCATCTCCCTGTTGGTCACGCGCTTCGGCCAGAACACGGCCCGGGAAATCGAAGCAGCCAAACGCTGTTTCGAGCAGGACGACATCCAGCTCAAGGGCGCCATCTTCAATGCCGTCGTCAAGAAGTCATCCGCCTATGGATACAGTCAGTACGGCCACTATTTCTACGAATACAAATCGGAACGGGCGTGA
- a CDS encoding glycosyltransferase family 4 protein translates to MEHSHIAFDSRWIGQNGIGRFATELQVRLNFSHLFDDASHPASFASSLKLGRWLAGSDAKALYSPGFIPPSGSKVPFVFTIHDLNHIDIEHNSSRLKKLYYQCVIRPAIHQAERVLTVSEFSRGRIIEWADCDPERVTVVGNGVSNIFHADVAPMQPGYAYFFCCSNRKGHKNEKRLVQAFSQSGLYRDSKLVFTGSTDVELQRLIDRKGLAGQVVFTGRVSETQLAAWYRGAIATVFPSLYEGFGLPVAESMACGTPVITSAISSMPEVGGNAALYIDPRDIESISMAMIAVAGNSELSSSLAAKGMQQARNFTWDKTANLVSAALHRLQAR, encoded by the coding sequence ATGGAACATTCGCACATAGCCTTTGATTCCAGATGGATTGGCCAGAACGGTATTGGCCGGTTCGCCACGGAGTTGCAGGTCCGTCTCAACTTCAGCCACTTGTTTGACGATGCAAGCCATCCGGCGTCTTTTGCGTCCTCTCTCAAGCTGGGCCGCTGGCTCGCCGGCAGTGATGCAAAGGCGTTGTATAGCCCCGGTTTCATTCCGCCGTCAGGCAGCAAGGTGCCCTTTGTCTTCACTATCCACGACCTCAATCATATCGATATAGAACACAACAGCTCGCGCTTGAAGAAGCTCTACTACCAATGCGTCATCCGCCCGGCGATCCATCAGGCCGAGCGGGTACTGACGGTCTCGGAGTTTTCCCGCGGGCGCATTATCGAATGGGCAGACTGCGATCCCGAACGGGTAACGGTGGTGGGCAACGGCGTCAGCAACATATTCCATGCCGACGTCGCACCCATGCAGCCCGGCTATGCCTATTTCTTCTGCTGCAGCAACCGCAAGGGGCACAAAAACGAAAAGCGACTGGTGCAGGCCTTCAGCCAGAGCGGCCTGTACCGCGACAGCAAACTGGTCTTCACCGGCAGCACCGACGTCGAACTGCAACGATTGATCGACCGTAAAGGCCTGGCGGGACAGGTGGTATTCACCGGCCGCGTTTCCGAAACCCAACTGGCAGCCTGGTACCGCGGCGCCATCGCCACGGTTTTCCCGTCGCTCTATGAGGGTTTCGGCCTGCCCGTAGCCGAGAGCATGGCCTGCGGCACACCGGTGATCACTTCGGCGATTTCATCCATGCCGGAAGTCGGCGGCAACGCCGCGCTCTATATCGACCCGCGCGATATCGAAAGCATTTCCATGGCGATGATTGCTGTGGCAGGCAATTCGGAACTCAGCAGCAGTCTCGCCGCCAAGGGCATGCAACAAGCACGGAATTTCACCTGGGACAAAACCGCCAACCTGGTCAGCGCCGCATTGCACAGACTGCAAGCCCGCTGA